A single window of Nicotiana sylvestris chromosome 3, ASM39365v2, whole genome shotgun sequence DNA harbors:
- the LOC138888539 gene encoding uncharacterized protein gives MANQELDASIINPSREVEKLYINSMKEKMYKLKQQMAEMYQAWAKGQPPPAYPANPAFIPPLAQSQDHPATDSSSSFPIYQHYHSTTSQTPPAPPPKQVSYHPPPVTLVFVAPPPTALYRFSRFKMPKFDLYDGHDDPVAHLRGFCSKMRGDGGKDELLMSYFNQSLSGSALEWYTRQDHRRWDDLAQAFACHFQYKLEIILDRLSLTKLEKKNNESFREYGFRWRDQATRVDPPIKESEMVDYFLQALEPTYYGHLVFGLIKHSRMRGCIRRKPSLRWENPIEPKLPNPPPRNLDHFVSCEYYFGAPRHDTEKYWQLKTTIQELVDTHRIEVQAPEAPNINQNPLSAHHETNMIKIVHRGGEPKKTSQTIMMIRSSEVRPTEKPTSEESVIKLKVTDSKPSVVVEKGSSNRVAVKQEKSKTVVPGVANKTIVVVEDEHHRDLMKILNEAHVPDKISVNNLEKIANKIFEVNRVTFSDDKLPVEGTEHNRAFYLTVKCEGSMVTRVLVDNGSSANICPLSTLNKLKVDDDRIHKNSICIQGFDGGGKDSVGDIVLELTIGPVEFTMEFQVLDMAISYNLLLG, from the exons AAAAGATGTACAagttgaagcagcagatggccgaaatgtaccaggcctgggcaaaagggcaaccaccaccagcttaccccgccaaccctgccttCATCCCGCCACtggctcagtctcaggatcatcctgccactGATTCGTCCTCGAGCTttcccatctaccaacactaccatAGCACAACTTCCCAAACACCaccagctccaccacccaaacaagtctcgtaccatcctccaccagtcactcttgtttttgtggcacccccacctacTGCATTATACCGATTCTCTA ggtttaagatgcccaagtttgatttgtatgatgggcatgatgatccagtggcgcatttgagaggtttttgtagcaaaatgaggggagatgGCGGGAAAGACGAGCTGCTAATGTCATATTTCAATCAGAGTCTGAGTGGATCAGCGCTGGAATGGTATACTCGGCAGGATCACAGAagatgggatgatctagcccaggcatttgcttgtcacttccagtacaaacTTGAAATTATTCTGGATCGTCTGTCTTTgacgaaacttgagaaaaagaacaatgaaagtttcagggagtatggttttaggtggagagatCAGGCaacaagggttgaccctccaataaaagaaagtgaaatggtggattattttctgcaggccttagaacctacttattatgGTCATCTG GTTTTTGGCCTAATCAAGcattcaagaatgagaggttgcataagaagaaaaccttcactccgttgggagaatcctattgagccaaaactgccaaatcctcctccgaGAAATCTTGATCACTTCGTGAGTTGCGAATATTATTTTGGTGCTCCGAGGCACGACACAGAGAAATACTGGCAATTGAAAACAACTATTCAAGAGCTCGTTGATACccatcggattgaggtccaagctccagaggcgcccaatatcaaccagaatccattgtcggcccatcatgagacaaatatgatcaaGATAGTACAtaggggaggggagcccaagaagacttcacagaccatcatgatgattcggtccagtgaggtcaGGCCGACTGAAAAGCCAACAAGTGAGGAGTCAGTGATCAAGTTGAAGGTAACAGACAGtaaaccatctgtggtagtcgagAAGGGGTCCTCAAATAGGGTAGCAGTaaaacaagaaaaatcaaaaacggtgGTACCAGGGGTGGCAAACAAGACTATCGTAGTTGTGGAAG acgagcaccatcgggatttgatgaagatcttgaatgaggcccatgttcctgaCAAAATATCAGTAAAcaacttggaaaagatagctaacaagatatttgaggtaaaccgagtcactttttctgatgataagttacccgtggagggtactgagcacaatagagccttCTATCTTACAGTGAAATGTGAAGGTTCCATGGTTACTCGGGTCTTGGTCGACAATgggtctagtgcgaacatttgccctctctccacgttgaacaagttgaaagtggatgatgacagaattcacaagaacagtatttgcattCAGGGGTTCGACGGTGGAGGCAAAGATTCAGTCGGTGATATAGTACTagagctgacgatagggccagttgaatttaccatggaattccaagtgctggatatggCTATTtcctacaatctgttgttgggttgA